The genomic interval ACAGTTTTTCAATGACAATAATGCGATTGATATCTACTCCGCTCGAAAAGAATTATCGGTTACTTGACTTGAGTCAACAAATGAATAAGATTGACCACATGCTCCAAATTCATTCAATTATGTGTTTTTCTCATTGATCGATGAGGATAATTCATACCGGCAGTGAACTATTCATCCCGCAAAAAGGACATCAAACTGCTGAGCCTCGGGTTTATAGTTAATTCCTCtacaaagaaataaacaaatgataaaacataatgaaaatacatTCAAATCCATAAATCACCATCCCAAGATATATCTTTTAATGACTTTTTTCCGCCaattaaactaaaaatgaaCAGAGACAGTGGGAGTAATTAGAGCTTAATGAACAACTGGAATTCAAGATAAGAGATTTGAAGTTTAGGAGTACATAGAGATAATATGCAGTGGAAGTGTGCAAACATGTCTATATCTggcataaaaatttgaaatacagCAGATATACTTATTGACAAGATTCTTACTTTCAAACGAGAAAAATGGAGCCAAGTTTCAAACTTTAAGATTGAAGTCTAGACGGAAAAAATAGCCCATCCATTATGTTTTCAGTAAAGCTAATTAGTATGTGTCATTTTGAGAGTGAATGAAAACCGATGGGTGAACAAAGAGAAATATTTCTTAATGTTGTGAAAATAATGAGTTCCACAAGATTATTTTCTCCACAAGTAAATCATACACTGCTCAATCGCTTACGAGTATTGTATTGAAATGGAAGTATAGCATACTGTAAAATAGCTTTGGAAAAAAGTTATTAGTTTCAATTCAGTTTCTCCTTTTGTTTTCTAGATAACGTATTATCCATTGAAAACAATCTACTTCCGAAACtcaaaaaatttagttaaaatgGGAAATAGGACTAGCATAATAGATGAAAAATAGACGTAATAATCAAGAAATTGATAATAAGACAAAACAAAAGTAGGCTATAAATAAAAGGCCAACCAAACACCTCCTAAGGGTTTGATCAGAAGAAAATATTTCAAGCATCCCAGCAAGTCATGGGAGGTTTTAAAAAGTGTGCAGCAGTCAAGAGTAGAAGCAGTTATGCTAGGTActcattttctaatttttttgaagCACTAGTACGTGAAGAAGCAGTTGTGCTAAATACTAATAGGCCTTATTTGATTACTGCAAAGATGATGAGTAGTTTATTGATTGTAGAATAACAGGACACTGTAAATTGTAAGGGTTCCCTAATTGGGCAATTCAGTTGACATCATTTCACTACAATGGTGCCTACCTGGGACTCATGGCATGGTCAGCTGCCATATCTTGTACAATGTGGTAAAAGAATGaaagcataaaaaacaaaaatcaataataacaaaaatgatGAGGATTTCTAAACTATTCTAGGATTTTCTACAGCAAATATAAACGTTTACCTCCAAGAATTCATTTACTAGACCTTTGTTGTCAGAATCTAAACCCCTCCGCTGCCCATCCATGTTGGTTGTATGTTCATCAAATGTGAAGGCAACAATACCCTgcataaagtataatttaaaaaagtaaatagCTCCTGAACTCTGCGGAAATCACTCATTAAAAGAATGGCAGTTATACCTTGTGAGCAGCTTTACTGAACTGAGTAGTAGCACTACTAATAGCGTGAATTGTATTACTAAGGAGGCTTTTTGATCCTTGAGCTATGCCAGTAAAGAGACCACTAGGCCTCTGAAAAAATCAGTTATAAGTTAAAATACAGCACTTATGAGAATATGAGATTAATATCACATACCTGCACAATTCCTTTGCTAGAAACTGAGAGAAAATCCTTGATACCAACTCCAACATTTCTTACAAAACCCATTGGATTTCCAATAACACCAGCAGAGCCAAATACCTGAAAACAAAGCACGAATAATCATGCAAGCAAAAGGAAATGCTTATAGTTAGCAAGCTTCTTTGCAATTGACAGATAAAGAAACATAGCAAACCATCATGAGAAAGGTATTTCTAAAGTGCAAACTAGAAGGACTAGTACTATAAATGAAGAATAACAGCATTGCATCCTCCATAAGCAGCATCACCAACAAAACCTGGTGGTAGAACATTAAAGAAACCATGGTTAAGTAAATAGGCATCATAAAAGGCTAGTATTTTTAGCGTGAAAGAAAGCAAACAGCTATCTGGATTATTAGCTATGCcggaaaaagaagaagttcgAAGCTGTTGAGAATAATTCACAAACATGGAGAGTGCACTACATACATGGTTCTTTAATATGAATGCTGGACTTCCAACTCAAATATGGGGTTTAGAATGAGTTAGAAGTACTTGTTATGCTACAAAACTGAGCTAAGGAGACACTTTTGTAAAACACACCTCTAAGATGGTTGAACTTCTGTTCAAGCAAGTGAAGGTGATATTCTTATTAACTGCTATCCTCAGTTAAAGAAACTGATCATTATTCTTAATTGCCTGTCTACAACTCCATCAATTCTAACTGAATGTGTGTTCCATTTAGTTTGTATTTCCAGAACCAGCTTCCACTATCCATCATTTCCTCTTTAATTGGTTCTAGCTTGACAACAAAGCCTGCAAATATAGAACTATTATAGTCTGCAAGAGAGTTCATTAGTCTGCAATAGGCAGGGACTAGTTTTGCATGTTCAAAGTGCCATAGGATATGttgaatataaaaaatgcatatcaatttcaatcaaaaattacAGAAAAGTTTTGCTGACCTGAATCACCAGAACTGACATGCATCCGGTGGCCATTTGGCACTTCAAGTACATGATTGCCCTAAAATATCAAGTTAAAATTATAACccagaaaaataatcaaaatgcaTTAAATGAATTTCCTGCAAAGTCACCTGTAAGACTACATCGATTGCCTCAAATTCTGCATTCCCTTGCTAAATAACTTTTAAACACACCTTTATTGTAATGATAATCATATGGTTCTGGTGAGAGTACTATATATCCCACTTTACACTGTACAACTCATAGCACTGTTTATGGTTATTGTTCATGAGAAATGAATGATTTTGTAACTGTTGGATTTGAATCCAATGATTGAACTAGAGACAATTGTAGATGACTAgctcccatatatatatacttatacgaAATGATTATATCTTATTCGAAGCTTTGTAAATAGGCATGCATATAATATgttgaaataaatttattgttattattatttttaataatgtagaaagccacaattttattaaaaaaaaatataaaagccaATAGAACCAGATTACCGATTGTGGGTGtgagaatttaaaattttcgaGTTCAAGTCCCATTAAATACAATGTGGTAATGGGCTATCGGTTGTGAGTGATGGTTTATCGCTCAAACCCTGTGTTGTTGGGTGAGGGTCTATGGGTTGCATGATCAATTATCGGTTTACGCACAAGTCCTTGACTATACTGTAGTTCTCCCATttgtaaaagagaaaaaaaacatacaaatgaGGATAAAATACAGAGGAAAATAACTCACACACATAACATGTCCATTTgggataaaataaatttatttattattgtttaaaaataaaatatatgaattataattttattaaacaataaaacataaattgcaagaaaactCTGGCAAAAAAAAGTGAGGTGAGAACTAGCTAGCTTAGCAGCACTCATCGACTTGCAATGTACAGGGAGGTCTATGTGAGGAGCACTTTTCCTCCTCTCTAGGATTGCATGATAAGGGACTTTATACTTAGGAGGTTTGCAACCCACTGTAATGCACTTTTCTAATTGCCTATCCCTTTGCTAAGAGTCactttcatcaaaataaaacaacaacaacaacaacaagggcctattcatctttttcttctacttcaaATCAATCGTAGACTAGTATAAATTTGACATGCTCAAGGTCAAAATACCGAGCATGCATTCACTGAGCAATTaccttgagagagagagagagagagagagagagagagagagagagagtcccctgtgtgtgtgtgttttttgtgaataaagtggatgaattacaaatttattgaaacaGGAACAAACAACCAAGAATCTTACAACAAAAGCAGAAGAACttgaaacaaaatataaaatgacaACAATAGAACCAAAAATGTAAACAACGAccaataagaaaatgaaaaaccaCCAAACAAGCAAAGAGCTGGAGTCAATCACTAGAGGTGATGCACTCCTAAACCGAACAAacacaaggaaaacaaaaccaaaataaaggAACAACTGAGTATGTGAAGTCCTCTGTGTGGAAACAAGGCCCTTATTCTAGCAGCTTCATTATGGAGGATTACTCCATCAGCGGTTGTAAAGACGATATGCCGGGATGGTTTGTCGTACTGGTGCTCAGGAAGTTGAGAGAGCATCTAAGATTTTGAAGTGAGTCGCTTGGAAGACACCGATGTGGATCTTGAGCTGCGGATATCCAAGCGAGAAGCATATAAatgattttggaaataattgaaGAATGTTAGAGCACATGAGacttaaaaattatgttatttcTTGCCAGCCATGAATTCCAGAAAATAGATCTCAAAAGCATGTCCCATAATTAAGGTCCATACTCAGACTTCCAAAGAGGGAATCCAAGAAGACCAGATCTCATATAGTCAATGAGGATGGGAATGAATGGCTAGAATTTGTctaaaaaagacaaaatatgCTCAGTGAAACTACATGTAATAAGAAGATGTTTTGTAGTTTCAGTAGTGTAATGGAAAAGGACACAAGTATTTGTGGTACAATGGATGTTGCAACTTTTTTTAGTTAGATTGTTAAGAGTGAGAATTTTATCCTCCCAGGCTAATGAGCAGAATAAGGTTATCTCAGGTGGATAACTAGTTTTCCAAAAGTGAGAGTACAAGGGCCTGCTGAGTCCACCATCGATATGAACCTAATAGAAGGACCTCACAGTGAAAGACTTATTGCTCTCGAGAGACCAGGTTTTCACGTCACCCTCGTTTCTTAAGTAGTCTGGAATGGAAGACAAGAAAGGAATGTCCTCCGAAAGGAAGACTGATCGAAATAAGACTTTCGGATTAGGGTAATCTTGTGAAAATTGTCTAATCAAAATTGTCTAAACAAAGGTTGGGTCAAATATCTTTGGGTCAAATAGCAGCACCGTCCCATATAATATGTGAGGAGTAAGCTCTAAAAGATGGAACAAGTGGAGTGATACCTGCCCAAAAGAAGAATTTTCTCCTATGTGGTTAATGGAACATAGGCTACGGagttgaaatgaaagattttagCTCAACAGTAATTTATCTTGAGCTAATattccaccaccatttacctAGTACAGCCTTATTATATTCATAAAGGTTAAGAATTCTCCACCCACGCATATAACAAGATCTACAAATCCTGTTATAAGCTACTAGGAGAATGCCTTTAGGTCCTAGTTTAGGCATTTTCAGATGCGGGGAAAATGTTACAAAAGGGAAAGATCCACCACTGATCGAAATGTTACAAAAGGGAAAATGCTACAAAATGCTAGCAACTCACCACCCTTCAGGTCTACCAAAGGGATACAGAGTTGAGAGGGTTCTCTCCTCACTAGCCTGCAAAACCTGagagaaaagaacaaagaaaagggGCACCAGCCTTCTGCTCTCCAGCCAAACAATACTATTCACTTTTTGGCATCCAAACCAAGTATTAAAACCTTGGAAAACCCCTCCAAGCATAaggaaactaaaaaataaacaaaagtttTAAGCTAATACACAGTTAggagataattaaaataaagagagTGCTATGGAAATAGGAGGGAGATGGGTTTCCATGAACAAGTCATTTTGACAGGTCTTCAGTCTAGTAGCCATAACTTTTTGTAGGAGCCtccaattaatataatatttgttggGTTGAAAACTAGGCTTCCTTGGCTTTCGAGCTATGGGTTATATGCATCTTTTGTACACCACAGTTGTTACAGATTTCACAAGGAAGTTCACCAAATATATGGTGTTCCTTAGAAAATTCTTCAATGTCCAAGTGCTAATTAACACTTGGTCTTTCTTGCTCTACTCTAGCATCATTTTCCAAAGGAAGTCCATTCGAGTTTGGCCTATCCCCTTAATCACCCAGGAGGGTAATTTGAACATCAACATCCAATAGATGATGATTGAGGACAATACAACATTAAGGAGAGTGAGACAACGTACCCTTAAGAGAAAAGTGATTGGCTTTCCAAGATGTGAGTTTGTTGCAGACCATCATAATTAGGTTTAGCCAATCTTGGCACCTTGGCCACCACCTGTAGAGTGGAACCCCGATGTAGGTAAGGGGGGAGACACTCTCTGGCATAGTTGAGGGTGGCTAGTGCAACTAAGCTTGGTTGGAATCCATAATTCATGGAATATAGATAGCTCTTCTGGAAATTGATAGTGAGCCCCAAGGAACCCTCAAATAGATAAAGGATCAATTTGATGAATTGCAAATCTTCCTAGCCCTAGACTGAGAAAACAATCCAATTAATATTTGGTATATTAGATATGACATATACTATCATTACCAAGTGGGACACCTATAAGAAACTTAGAGTGTAACGTGTGAGTGAACATTGCGCTAAGGTATCCGTAGACTCTCTTTCACCCTTAGTATGTTCATTTCATACTAATGTAAAGTCTTGTTAATAAGTATACATGCTTCGGCAAAGCTAAGAATGCTATAGACCCAAGATATTCATCGGGGTTTGAATCCCTTAGCCGCTAAGACGGCTAGTAAAAAGCCCCTATCCAAagaatcaaaattttttgtaaagtcaactttaaaatatattttgagatATGAGAGTTTTCCCTTTTAGAGACTAAAGGTCAACTTTAAAAGCATATTCCGAATCCCTTGTTGATATGTCTTCCATGTCTGGTTTTAAATGTCGAAGGTGATAATGAATTGAtccatatattataatataccAGAGATGGTAGACTAATACAATTTTGATGTAGTCAAGGTTGTGCTTGAATCAGATGTGGCCCATGATGGACATGCTTGACATGGACAATAAACCAAATGGCAATGGACTAGTACTCGTCAACCGTGTAGCATCATAGCTCTTGCCGGTTCAAACTCCCCATCACCCTCACCCTTCTcccatttaattatatattcattccactatatatatatatacaaataagtACTTTCAAGCAACAAGAGGAGATAAAGGAAGGAGAAGTTTGAGGTATGTTTCTCTGTTTGCTTGTACATGTGTTGCTGTTCTTCTCCTCTAGTAGTGGTACATCTTCAATGGCCTTGAATGGCACCTTGCCTGGCTGCAAGGACAAGTGCGGCAACCTCACTATCCCCTACCCATTCGGCCTCTCTGACGGCTGCCACCTCCCCGGCTTCAATATCACATGCAACGACACCAACAATAATATTCCACCAAAGCTCTTCGTTGATAACGGCAACATCGAGATTTTTAATATCACAGATGAGGTTATTGTCATCGATTTTGTTGGTGCAGCTAGTTATGGTCCTTATGGATGTGATTATCGCACTACCACGGGGTTCGCTCTTAGTTATGCTTGGAGCCACCTTGGTGATGATCGATATCCCTACACATTCTCTCAAGACAGAAACATGTTCACTGCCATCGGCTGCAGCATGCTGGCCACCTTCTACGATGGCCTGATTCCTAATTCCTCCATCGGTGGCTGTATCTCTGTGTGCCGTGACAAGTCCAGCATCACTGACGGGCAATGCTTTGGAAGTGGATGTTGTCAAAGCTCCATTCCCATGGGTCTCAAAGGCTTTGATATTAAGTTAGTCAGCATATTCTTAAATGGCGAAAGTTATATCACCAATTGTAGCAAAGCTTTCTTGGTGGAAAAGGACACGTTTGTGTTTAATGCTTCATTCATCGATTCCTTCAATGGAACTGGACTTAAGGTTGTGCTAGACTGGGCCATTAGAAATCAGACATGCGATGTGGCCAGAATGTCCACTGATTATGCGTGTAGGGAAAACACCTTGTGTGTTAACTCCACCAACGGCCCTGGCTACCGCTGCAGCTGCCTCCCAGGATACCAAGGGAACCCTTACCTTCTTGCTGTTCCTAATGGTTGCCAAGGTTTGATCAgatactcttcttcttcttcttcttcttcttcttcttcttcttcttcttcattttgcaAATGTCTCCTTAAATTCGAGACCTACGACTcattcaaacaacaacaaattaaaagcgTATATCATGTAGGATACGgtatgaatataaaaacaacactaatcaacattattattttttctttatatatatgtggGACTCTCATTCAGATATAAACGAGTGTGCTGGTGATCAAACGACCAACAACTGCTCTATGATCTGTGTAAACACTCCCGGCAGCTACTACTGTTCATGCCCACATGGTTACCAGGGAGACGGTAAAATCAATGGTACAGGATGCACCAAAAAAtccaaacaactacaaattGTTCTCGGTGAGCTAATTCTTTACCCTACGATCTTTTGCACATGcagatatatacacacacacacagagtgagagagagaaataAGGATGATTCTACACATGATCACTGATCTGAGCATAAACATTATAGGTTGTGTGTTCGGCTCCTTGGTCTTGCTTATGGTTGGTATTTGGTTATCATACTGGGCAATAAGGAATAGAAGGATGAACAAGCTAAGAGAGATGTTCTTCGAACAAAATGGTGGATTGCTCATGCAACAACTGCTCTCTTCGCACAGCATGGGAACCAAATCCGCACGCATCTTCACCGAAAAAGAACTAGAGCTTGCCACAGACAACTACAATGAAAGCCGAGTCCTTGGCCAAGGAGGCTACGGTATTGTTTACAAAGGAATCCTCACAAGCAACCAAATTGTGGCCATCAAAAAGTCTAAATTCATGGATAACAACAACCAAATCAATCAGATGGACCAGTTCATCAATGAGGTGGTCATTCTATCACAAGTGATCCACAAGAATGTGGTGAAGATCTTGGGTTGTTGCCTTGAGACACCAGTGCCATTACTTGTCTATGAGTATGTCCCCGGTGGAACGCTTTACCATCATATCCACGAAAGAAAGGGTTCACTTTCATGGAGTATTCGTTTGAAAATTGCCACAGAAACTGCTGATGCATTGTCCTATCTTCACTCTGCCACTGAAACACAAATCTTGCACAGAGATGTCAAGTCTGCAAACATTCTTCTTGATGACAACTACATGGCCAAAGTATCAGATTTTGGAGCTTCAAGACTGATACCACAAGATGCAGACAACAAAACAACGATGGTTCAGGGAACTCCCGGGTACTTGGATCCAGAATGTTACTCCTCTGGAATTTTAACAGAGAAGAGTGATGTCTATAGCTTTGGAGTTGTCCTTGCTGAGCTTCTTACAGGAGAAAAGCCCATTTCACATGGAAGAAAACAGGAGGAGAAGAGCCTGGCCATTTACTTCGTTCTAAGCGTGAAGAGAAACTCAATGTTCGATATCTTAGAGCCTAGAGTGAAGACTGAGGCAAAACAAGAGCAATTGCAGGGAATGACTGAGTTGATACAGGGATGCCTTAAGATGAAAGGGGATGAAAGGCCAACAATGAAGGCTGTGGCCTTGGAGCTTGAACGTTTGAAGAGCCAAGATGTGGATAGCCTGCATGAATGGCCAGTACTGAATGAGTGTGGAGTGGATGAGAGTGTGGTCGTTAAAACAAAAAGGTTTGTTAAATGGAAAAGTTTAGAGGATGAAAGCTTGCTCGGAAGATCAATTTCTTCTTGTGCTTCAAGTCATGAGACAGGGAATACAAGTGATTTGCTGATGGGTTGTAGTTCAACCATGTTCTTATCTAGCAGCACCATGGATACTGAAATCATGCTGGCTGCACTGGGACCACGGaagaagtgattttttttttatattacatataGCTAGTTAGCAATTTTGGAGTCTCTCCTATGTTTGATGTTTTGGATTTAGGACCACATGCCCCATGTTCTAAATTAATTAAGGTTTTACTTCTAAAATGAAAA from Dioscorea cayenensis subsp. rotundata cultivar TDr96_F1 chromosome 7, TDr96_F1_v2_PseudoChromosome.rev07_lg8_w22 25.fasta, whole genome shotgun sequence carries:
- the LOC120265647 gene encoding wall-associated receptor kinase 5-like — protein: MVGIWLSYWAIRNRRMNKLREMFFEQNGGLLMQQLLSSHSMGTKSARIFTEKELELATDNYNESRVLGQGGYGIVYKGILTSNQIVAIKKSKFMDNNNQINQMDQFINEVVILSQVIHKNVVKILGCCLETPVPLLVYEYVPGGTLYHHIHERKGSLSWSIRLKIATETADALSYLHSATETQILHRDVKSANILLDDNYMAKVSDFGASRLIPQDADNKTTMVQGTPGYLDPECYSSGILTEKSDVYSFGVVLAELLTGEKPISHGRKQEEKSLAIYFVLSVKRNSMFDILEPRVKTEAKQEQLQGMTELIQGCLKMKGDERPTMKAVALELERLKSQDVDSLHEWPVLNECGVDESVVVKTKRFVKWKSLEDESLLGRSISSCASSHETGNTSDLLMGCSSTMFLSSSTMDTEIMLAALGPRKK
- the LOC120265348 gene encoding wall-associated receptor kinase 2-like produces the protein MALNGTLPGCKDKCGNLTIPYPFGLSDGCHLPGFNITCNDTNNNIPPKLFVDNGNIEIFNITDEVIVIDFVGAASYGPYGCDYRTTTGFALSYAWSHLGDDRYPYTFSQDRNMFTAIGCSMLATFYDGLIPNSSIGGCISVCRDKSSITDGQCFGSGCCQSSIPMGLKGFDIKLVSIFLNGESYITNCSKAFLVEKDTFVFNASFIDSFNGTGLKVVLDWAIRNQTCDVARMSTDYACRENTLCVNSTNGPGYRCSCLPGYQGNPYLLAVPNGCQDINECAGDQTTNNCSMICVNTPGSYYCSCPHGYQGDDIYTHTQSEREK